From Spartinivicinus ruber, the proteins below share one genomic window:
- a CDS encoding PKD domain-containing protein translates to MKIANQKNPAWVVSLGVIGVLGVAPLLHAQASQEVIDSNNLFNPSPIIIADKVEKPLDVMLSRTVLGDAKLIITEPNASFIKVHFKHFNIPDGSYVTISNPSGTEVYHYSNTHRDSFTFDADAGEDGKNSWASMSVNGDTAIVEFHNNRQVEWDTQTNQLIIGSYLKGFPEAVIESLIDSSFSTCGTNQRKDAICYKDSFPVEFERTRPVARLVMGGSLCTAWRVGANNHVFTNNHCMSTQSKVAASEVWFNYQRTACGGGNMATTTKVSGKDMLKTDYTLDYTLFSIDNFSAVKSFGYYGLDISEPTNQERIYIAQHGSGNPKELAVESDKNTGNRCRVDVPSANGRGTGTDLGYLCDTIGGSSGSPVLAADTNKAIGLHHYGGCPNQGVKISKIWPQVSGYFGGKVPDGDNGGTTKKAPVAGFNYQVTDLTVKFVSTSKDPDGNITRYQWNFGDGNTSAAANPTHKYVKAGSYTATLAVTDNDGLTDQTQKQVKVSDNSGVGVLVKGKPVTNVGANKGEWKYYKITVPAGAKNLVIQTSGGTGDGDLYVNVGSKPSLSKYTCRPYYYGNNETCKVSAVTQQTEYFVGLHAYANFNGVTLAADYQESNLGEVTNFRLDRKNIFTESGIGERK, encoded by the coding sequence GTGAAAATAGCCAATCAAAAAAATCCGGCTTGGGTTGTGTCATTAGGGGTTATAGGGGTTCTTGGTGTTGCGCCACTATTGCATGCACAGGCTAGTCAAGAAGTTATTGATAGCAATAACCTTTTCAATCCGTCACCCATTATAATTGCAGATAAAGTGGAAAAACCACTAGATGTCATGCTTTCCAGAACAGTGTTAGGTGATGCTAAGCTGATAATTACTGAACCTAATGCGAGTTTTATTAAAGTACACTTTAAACACTTTAATATTCCTGATGGTAGTTACGTCACGATCTCTAACCCTTCAGGCACTGAAGTTTACCATTATAGTAATACCCATAGAGATAGCTTTACTTTTGATGCAGACGCTGGCGAAGATGGTAAAAACTCCTGGGCTAGTATGTCTGTTAATGGGGATACGGCAATTGTAGAGTTTCATAATAATAGACAAGTTGAGTGGGATACCCAAACAAATCAACTAATTATTGGCTCTTATTTAAAGGGCTTTCCAGAAGCAGTGATTGAATCATTAATTGATAGCTCTTTTTCAACCTGTGGTACTAATCAACGGAAAGATGCGATTTGTTATAAGGATTCTTTCCCAGTAGAGTTTGAGCGAACTCGACCAGTAGCAAGATTGGTAATGGGTGGCTCATTATGTACTGCTTGGCGAGTGGGGGCTAATAACCATGTATTTACCAATAATCATTGTATGAGTACTCAAAGCAAGGTGGCTGCCTCAGAAGTTTGGTTTAATTATCAGCGTACTGCTTGTGGTGGCGGTAATATGGCGACCACTACTAAAGTATCGGGTAAGGACATGCTGAAAACCGATTACACGCTTGATTATACTTTATTCTCTATTGATAACTTCAGTGCAGTAAAAAGCTTTGGTTATTATGGGTTAGATATTAGTGAGCCCACCAATCAAGAGAGAATTTATATTGCTCAACATGGCTCAGGGAATCCTAAGGAGCTAGCTGTAGAGAGCGATAAAAACACAGGAAATCGTTGTCGAGTGGATGTACCTTCGGCAAATGGCAGAGGTACAGGAACCGATTTAGGGTATTTATGCGACACTATTGGTGGTAGCTCAGGATCGCCTGTATTGGCAGCTGATACTAATAAAGCAATTGGATTACACCATTATGGTGGCTGCCCGAATCAGGGGGTAAAAATTAGTAAAATTTGGCCGCAAGTTTCTGGTTATTTTGGTGGAAAAGTTCCAGATGGCGATAACGGCGGAACCACTAAAAAAGCTCCTGTTGCAGGGTTTAATTATCAGGTGACAGACTTAACTGTTAAATTTGTCAGTACGAGCAAAGACCCTGATGGAAATATTACTCGCTATCAGTGGAATTTTGGTGATGGTAATACTTCTGCTGCGGCTAATCCTACTCATAAATATGTGAAAGCAGGTAGTTATACAGCCACTTTAGCCGTAACGGATAATGATGGATTAACTGATCAGACTCAAAAACAAGTAAAAGTATCCGACAATAGTGGTGTAGGGGTATTAGTTAAAGGTAAGCCGGTAACCAATGTGGGGGCAAATAAGGGAGAATGGAAATACTATAAAATTACCGTGCCAGCAGGTGCTAAAAACTTAGTGATTCAAACTTCAGGTGGAACTGGGGATGGCGATTTATATGTAAATGTGGGAAGTAAGCCAAGTTTGTCTAAATACACTTGTCGTCCATATTACTATGGTAATAATGAAACCTGTAAAGTTAGTGCAGTAACCCAGCAAACAGAATATTTTGTAGGGCTTCATGCTTACGCTAACTTTAATGGAGTAACTTTGGCTGCAGATTATCAAGAAAGTAATTTAGGAGAAGTAACTAATTTTCGCTTAGACCGGAAAAACATTTTTACTGAATCTGGTATAGGAGAAAGGAAGTAA